The following are encoded together in the Kwoniella newhampshirensis strain CBS 13917 chromosome 7, whole genome shotgun sequence genome:
- a CDS encoding 40S ribosomal protein eS7, translating into MSAANKIQRTANAPQTAPSEIEQQIAQALVDLEQNVPELKAELRQLQFSAAKEVDVKGGKKAVVVFVPVPQVKAFHKVQQRLTRELEKKLSDKYIVFLSQRRVLPKPARNATTAKKQKRPRSRTLTAVHEKILEELVWPSEIVGKRTRVAQDGGKLIRVYLDSKDQNNLEYKLDTFSSVYRALAGKDVHFEFPVTAAE; encoded by the exons ATGTCCGCCGCCAACAAAATCCAGCGTACCGCCAACGCTCCCCAAACCGCTCCTTCAGAGATCGAGCAGCAGATAGCTCAGgctctcgtcgacctcgagcaGAACGTCCCCGAGCTCAAGGCTGAGCTCCGACAGCTTCAGTTCTCCGCTGCCAAGGAGGTTGACGTCAagggtggaaagaaggcCGTCGTTGTCTTCGTCCCCGTCCCCCAGGTCAAGGCCTTCCACAAGGTCCAGCAGAG GCTCACCCGagagctcgagaagaagctctCCGACAAGTACAttgtcttcctctcccaacGACGAGTCCTTCCCAAACCTGCCCGAAACGCTACCACCGCTAAGAAGCAAAAGCGACCCCGATCCAGAACTCTCACCGCCGTCCACGAGAAGATCCTCGAGGAGCTCGTTTGGCCCAGTGAGATCGTCGGCAAGAGGACCAGGGTTGCCCAGGATGGTGGCAAGTTGATCAGGGT CTACCTCGACTCCAAGGACCAAAACAACCTCGAGTACAAGCTCGACACTTTCTCTTCCGTCTACCGAGCGCTTGCCGGTAAGGATGTCCACTTCGA GTTCCCCGTCACCGCTGCCGAGTAG
- a CDS encoding polyadenylate-binding protein, cytoplasmic and nuclear codes for MSTDVTSPTQAPAKPAAPASAAQSTPASEVPATQPSASASLYVGELDSSVTEAMLFEIFNMIGPVASIRVCRDAVTRRSLGYAYVNYLNAADGERALEHLNYSLIKNRACRIMWSQRDPALRKTGQGNIFIKNLDESIDNKALHDTFAAFGDILSCKVGTDETGKSRGFAFVHYSTGEAADAAIKAVNGMLLNDKKVYVGHHIGKKERLSKVEEQRAQFTNVYVKNIDLEVTEEEFEALVKPFGETISVALSKDESGASKGFGFVNFEDHEAARKAVDELNDKEVNGKKLYVGRAQSKLEREAELKKSHEEKRMENEAKSAGVNLYVKNLDGEFISG; via the exons ATGTCAACCGACGTCACCTCGCCTACTCAGGCTCCGGCCAAGCCTGCCGCTCCCGCTTCTGCAGCTCAGTCTACCCCTGCCAGCGAGGTGCCCGCAACTCAgccttccgcttccgctAGTCTCTACGTTGGCGAGCTCGATTCGAGCGTCACTGAGGCTATGctcttcgagatcttcaACATGATCGGGCCCGTTGCTTC CATTCGTGTCTGCCGTGATGCTGTCACCCGACGATCCCTCGGCTACGCTTACGTCAATTACCTCAATGCTGCTGACGGTGAGCGGGCCCTCGAGCACCTCAACTACTCTCTCATCAAGAACCGAGCTTGTCGAATCATGTGGTCTCAGCGTGACCCCGCTTTGAGGAAGACCGGTCAGGGAaacatcttcatcaagaACCTTGACGAGAGTATTGAcaacaag GCTCTCCACGACACCTTTGCTGCTTTCGGCGACATTCTTTCTTGCAAAGTCGGTACCGACGAGACCGGCAAGAGCCGTGGTTTCGC CTTTGTCCATTACTCTACCGGCGAGGCTGCCGACGCCGCCATCAAGGCCGTCAACGGTATGCTTCTCAACGACAAGAAGGTCTATGTCGGCCACCACATTGGCAAGAAGGAGCGACTTTCCAAGGTCGAGGAGCAGCGTGCTCAATTCACCAACGTTTACGTCAAGAACATTGACCTTGAAGtcaccgaagaagagtttGAGGCACTTGTCAAGCCCTTCGGTGAAACTATTTCTGTCGCTCTCAGCAAGGACGAGAGCGGTGCCAGCAAAGGTTTTGGTTTCGTCAACTTCGAAGACCACGAGGCCGCTAGGAAGGCTGTCGACGAGCTCAATGACAAGGAGGTCAATGGAAAGAAGCTCTACGTCGGTCGAGCTCAGAGCAAGCTCGAGAGAGAGGCtgagttgaagaagagtcacgaggagaagaggatggagaatgAGGCCAAGAGTGCTGGTGTCAACCTTTATGTCAAGAAtcttgatggtgagttcaTATCTGGATGA
- a CDS encoding polyadenylate-binding protein, cytoplasmic and nuclear, translating into MKDDNEASRGFGFVCYSSPDEATKAVSEMNGKMIGTKPLYVALAQRKDIRRQALESQIAQRANQRMQYGAGGFGGMQGYMGQPVYGYPPMPGYGQPMPGMPPMRGGPMMGYPGGPQNIMQSRPRYTPNGQPIPGMPAYGIPPTQLGYGGVPPQYPVRPGGAGGRIPAPPTGPRANGGPSPVGAPQGLPAGGLPRGGQMPVRPHEQAQAPSPQASRLDAQSLARAPPADQKQMLGEALYPLIFETQPDLAGKITGMLLEMDNAELLHLVESPPALQEKVDEALRVLAEWGKNDAKAEAEAETKEEVKDEKAE; encoded by the exons ATGAAGGATGACAATGAGGCCTCAAGG GGCTTCGGGTTCGTGTGCTACTCCTCGCCTGACGAGGCCACCAAGGCTGTTTCTGAAATGAACGGCAAGATGATCGGTACCAAACCCCTCTACGTGGCACTCGCGCAGCGAAAGGACATCCGTCGTCAAGCTCTCGAGTCCCAGATCGCTCAGCGTGCCAACCAGCGAATGCAGTATGGTGCCGGTGGCTTTGGCGGTATGCAAGGCTACATGGGTCAACCGGTCTACGGATACCCTCCTATGCCCGGTTACGGTCAACCCATGCCTGGCATGCCTCCCATGCGTGGTGGTCCTATGATGGGCTACCCCGGTGGCCCTCAGAACATCATGCAGTCCCGACCGCGTTATACCCCCAACGGTCAGCCGATCCCTGGCATGCCCGCTTACGGCATTCCACCCACTCAGTTGGGTTACGGTGGTGTTCCCCCGCAGTATCCCGTCCGACCCGGTGGTGCTGGCGGTCGAATTCCTGCTCCTCCCACTGGACCTCGAGCCAATGGTGGACCCAGCCCTGTTGGAGCTCCCCAAGGCCTGCCCGCTGGCGGTCTCCCTCGAGGCGGTCAGATGCCCGTCCGACCCCATGAGCAGGCACAagctccctctcctcagGCTTCTCGACTCGACGCCCAGTCGTTGGCTAGGGCTCCTCCCGCTGACCAGAAACAGATGTTGGGAGAGGCTCTCTACCCATTGATcttcga GACTCAACCGGATCTCGCTGGTAAGATCACCGGTATGCTCCTCGAGATGGACAACGCcgagcttcttcacctcgtcgAGTCTCCCCCCGCACTacaggagaaggtggacgAGGCCCTTCGAGTTCTCGCCGAGTGGGGCAAGAACGACGCCAAGGCTGAGGCTGAGGCTGagaccaaggaggaggtcaaggatgagaaggcGGAGTAA
- a CDS encoding thiamine pyrophosphokinase, producing the protein MTTIWTCAELLRGESSRRYALIIVNQPIRKDVLDRVWNAAQMRLCADGGGNRLYNVDKSYLPDMIKGDLDSLRPDVREYYESRGVPVKHDSDEYSTDLMKCIVEVPEDVALVLLGGLSGRVDQTVHTMSLLHKLERDIFVLSEESMAWLLRKVHWDTSLLGNLSTSNHLLPEHEVIRIETSKSVLWTVEIRPL; encoded by the exons ATGACAACGATATGGACATGCGCAGAGCTGCTTCGAGGGGAGTCGTCTAGACGCTATGctctgatcatcgtcaaccAACCTATAAGGAAGGATGTGCTCGACAGAGTATGGAATGCGGCCCAAATGAGGCTCTGCGCGGATGGCGGCGGCAACAGGCTTTACAACGTGGATAAGTC ATATCTTCCCGACATGATCAAGGGCGATCTCGATTCGCTCAGACCCGACGTACGGGAATACTACGAATCGAGGGGCGTCCCGGTCAAACACGACAGCGATGAATATTCGACAGACCTCATGAAATGCATCGTTGAAGTTCCAGAGGACGTCGCTTTGGTGCTGCTTGGAGGGTTGTCCGGGCGAGTGGATCAGACAGTACACACTATGTCATTACTGCATAAGCTCGAAAGGGACATATTCGTTCTCAGCGAGGAATCCATGGCGTGGCTCTTGAGGAAGGTAC ATTGGGACACGTCTTTGCTGGGCAATTTGTCGACGTCTAATCATCTGCTACCAGAGCATGAGGTGATACGGATTGAGACGAGTAAATCAGTCCTGTGGACAGTCGAAATACGGCCGCTCTGA